The following proteins are co-located in the Prionailurus viverrinus isolate Anna chromosome A1, UM_Priviv_1.0, whole genome shotgun sequence genome:
- the RPL37 gene encoding 60S ribosomal protein L37 — MTKGTSSFGKRRNKTHTLCRRCGSKAYHLQKSTCGKCGYPAKRKRKYNWSAKAKRRNTTGTGRMRHLKIVYRRFRHGFREGTTPKPKRAAVAASSSS; from the exons ATG ACGAAGGGGACGTCATCGTTTGGAAAGCGTCGCAATAAGACGCACACGTTGTGCCGCCGCTGTGGCTCGAAGGCCTACCACCTTCAGAAGTCGACCTGTGGCAAATGTGGCTATCCTGCCAAGCGAAAGAGAAAGT ATAACTGGAGTGCCAAGGCTAAAAGAAGAAATACCACTGGGACCGGTCGAATGAGGCACCTAAAAATTGTATACCGCAGATTCAG GCATGGATTCCGTGAAGGAACAACGCCTAAACCCAAGAGGGCAGCTGTTGCAGCATCCAGTTCATCTTAA